In Anaerobacillus isosaccharinicus, one genomic interval encodes:
- the ptsP gene encoding phosphoenolpyruvate--protein phosphotransferase: MANNETMIINGIAASSGIVISKAYRLENVTLDVEKKSVTDLKSEVERFETALLKSKTELTQIKDHAKRELGEDKAAIFAAHLLVLSDPELVKPIKDKIVSEKVNAEFALNEISQMFITMFEQMDNEYMKERAADIRDVVQRVLSHLLGVKISNPKEISEEVIVVATDLTPSDTAQLDRNFVKGFVTDIGGRTSHSAIMARSMEIPAVVGTQSIMANVSNGEIVILDGIEGKIIINPDQETLAQYTDKKKRFEEQKLEWAKLVNEKTVTNDQHHVELAANIGTPNDVKGVLENGAEGIGLYRTEFLYMGRSDFPSEEEQYNAYKTVLESMEGKPVVVRTLDIGGDKELSYLSLPHELNPFLGFRAIRLCLEETAIFRTQLRALLRASKFGNLKIMFPMIATLDEFRQAKAILLEEKGKLVNEGIEVLEKIEIGIMVEIPSTAIMANVFAKEVDFFSIGTNDLIQYTMAADRMNEKVSYLYQPYNPAILRLVDMVIKAAHGENKWVGMCGEMAGDEIAIPLLLGLGLDEFSMSATSILPARSQLKQLTKTEAKTLAQKALLMNTAEEVMTLVKEVF; the protein is encoded by the coding sequence ATGGCAAATAATGAAACAATGATCATTAATGGAATTGCTGCTTCTAGTGGAATTGTGATCAGCAAGGCGTACCGTCTTGAAAATGTAACGCTAGATGTAGAGAAAAAATCCGTAACCGATCTTAAATCAGAAGTAGAACGTTTCGAAACTGCTCTTTTGAAATCGAAAACAGAATTAACGCAAATTAAGGACCATGCGAAACGAGAGTTAGGTGAAGATAAGGCGGCTATTTTTGCTGCACACTTACTTGTTTTATCTGACCCTGAGTTAGTAAAACCGATCAAAGACAAAATTGTTAGTGAAAAAGTAAATGCTGAATTCGCACTTAATGAAATAAGCCAGATGTTTATCACGATGTTTGAACAAATGGATAACGAGTATATGAAGGAGCGCGCGGCAGATATTCGTGATGTTGTGCAACGAGTATTATCCCATTTACTAGGAGTGAAAATATCAAATCCTAAAGAAATTTCTGAGGAAGTCATTGTTGTCGCAACGGACTTAACTCCTTCTGACACAGCGCAATTAGATCGTAACTTTGTTAAAGGCTTTGTAACAGACATTGGCGGACGGACTTCACACTCGGCAATCATGGCTAGGTCAATGGAAATTCCAGCAGTTGTTGGTACTCAGTCAATTATGGCTAATGTTTCAAACGGCGAAATCGTTATTCTTGATGGAATTGAAGGGAAAATTATTATCAATCCAGATCAAGAAACATTAGCACAATATACTGATAAGAAAAAGCGCTTTGAAGAACAAAAGCTAGAGTGGGCAAAGTTAGTAAATGAAAAAACGGTCACAAATGATCAGCATCATGTTGAGCTAGCAGCTAATATCGGTACGCCAAACGATGTTAAGGGCGTATTGGAAAATGGTGCTGAAGGTATTGGGCTTTACCGAACGGAGTTTCTCTATATGGGAAGAAGTGATTTCCCATCAGAAGAAGAACAATACAATGCTTATAAAACGGTTTTAGAGAGCATGGAAGGAAAACCGGTTGTTGTCCGAACGCTTGATATTGGCGGAGATAAAGAACTGTCTTACTTGAGTCTGCCTCATGAATTAAACCCATTTCTAGGATTTCGAGCAATCCGTTTATGTCTTGAAGAAACAGCGATTTTTAGAACTCAACTTCGAGCTTTGCTACGAGCAAGTAAATTTGGCAATTTGAAAATCATGTTTCCGATGATTGCTACATTAGATGAATTTAGACAAGCTAAAGCGATTTTACTTGAAGAAAAAGGAAAGCTAGTAAATGAAGGCATTGAAGTCCTAGAAAAAATCGAAATTGGCATCATGGTCGAAATTCCATCAACAGCGATAATGGCGAATGTATTTGCCAAGGAAGTTGATTTCTTTAGTATCGGTACAAACGATTTAATTCAGTATACGATGGCAGCCGATCGCATGAATGAAAAAGTAAGTTATTTATACCAACCGTACAATCCTGCAATTTTACGATTAGTTGATATGGTTATCAAAGCAGCACACGGCGAAAATAAATGGGTTGGCATGTGTGGGGAGATGGCCGGAGACGAAATTGCGATACCGCTACTTCTAGGGTTAGGCCTTGATGAATTTAGTATGAGTGCAACTAGTATTTTACCGGCACGTAGTCAGTTAAAACAGTTGACTAAAACTGAAGCTAAAACATTGGCCCAAAAAGCACTGTTGATGAATACTGCAGAGGAAGTCATGACTTTAGTGAAGGAGGTATTTTAA
- a CDS encoding PTS sugar transporter subunit IIA has protein sequence MFKKLFGKSPKQTKQTEETFIAPLTGTVRNIEDVPDPVFSQKMMGDGIAIEPTNGEVVSPVDGEIIQFFHTKHAIGIRSKTGLEILIHVGLETVTMNGEGFTGHVKEGDKVKVGDKLISFDLELIKEKATSTITPVVITNGDILESLEKLNEIQCTKGVTPLIQTKVKS, from the coding sequence ATGTTTAAAAAATTATTTGGTAAAAGTCCAAAACAAACAAAACAAACAGAAGAAACATTTATTGCGCCACTAACGGGTACTGTTAGGAACATTGAAGATGTGCCTGATCCAGTTTTTTCTCAAAAAATGATGGGTGATGGAATTGCAATTGAGCCAACAAATGGGGAAGTTGTTTCTCCTGTTGACGGTGAGATCATCCAATTTTTCCATACTAAGCATGCAATTGGCATTCGTTCAAAAACAGGTTTAGAAATTTTAATTCATGTTGGCTTAGAGACAGTCACAATGAACGGCGAAGGTTTTACCGGTCATGTTAAAGAGGGAGATAAGGTTAAGGTTGGTGACAAATTAATATCCTTTGATTTGGAGCTAATTAAGGAAAAAGCAACTAGTACCATCACTCCAGTAGTGATAACAAATGGCGACATTTTAGAATCCCTTGAAAAACTTAATGAAATACAATGCACTAAAGGAGTAACACCGCTTATTCAAACAAAGGTTAAATCGTAA
- a CDS encoding PRD domain-containing protein, whose protein sequence is MKIKKVLNNNTVVVSDDHLEKIVMGSGIGFNKRKGDEIQKDKVEKIFVMAEENERFQELLKTLPVSHIEVAEEIISYAEVSLGVPLNTHIHIALTDHLSFAIERIEKGFTIENKLLNEIKALYQKEYEIGQWAQKLIKERLNIAIPDDEIGHIALHIHTAKEQSNSMESTIKQAAILKEIIEIIENHLHVKVQYESISYQRLIAHIRFAIQALETGDPLHTIDGEMLSLIKLKYHDSYICALKIKEHLKKEYGLEFPESELAYISLHVQNIFNNL, encoded by the coding sequence GTGAAGATAAAAAAAGTATTAAATAATAATACAGTTGTTGTCAGTGATGATCATCTTGAAAAAATCGTCATGGGTTCTGGAATTGGTTTTAATAAGCGAAAAGGCGATGAAATTCAAAAAGATAAAGTAGAAAAAATTTTTGTTATGGCTGAGGAGAACGAACGATTCCAGGAATTATTGAAAACGTTGCCAGTTAGTCATATAGAAGTGGCTGAGGAAATTATTAGTTATGCGGAAGTAAGTCTAGGTGTTCCGCTAAATACACATATCCATATTGCCTTAACTGATCATCTTTCTTTCGCGATTGAGAGAATCGAGAAAGGCTTTACGATCGAAAATAAACTACTTAATGAAATTAAAGCTTTATATCAGAAAGAATATGAAATAGGACAGTGGGCGCAGAAGCTGATCAAAGAACGCTTAAATATTGCAATTCCAGACGATGAAATTGGCCATATTGCACTTCATATTCACACAGCAAAAGAGCAGTCTAATTCAATGGAAAGTACGATTAAACAGGCGGCAATTTTAAAAGAAATTATAGAAATTATTGAAAATCATTTACATGTAAAAGTGCAGTATGAATCGATTTCTTACCAAAGATTAATTGCTCATATCCGTTTTGCCATCCAAGCGCTAGAAACAGGAGATCCACTCCATACGATTGATGGAGAAATGCTCTCCTTAATTAAACTGAAATATCATGATTCTTACATTTGTGCTTTGAAAATAAAGGAACACTTGAAGAAAGAATATGGTCTTGAATTTCCTGAATCTGAATTAGCTTATATATCGCTTCACGTACAAAACATTTTTAACAATTTGTAA
- a CDS encoding sucrose-specific PTS transporter subunit IIBC produces the protein MTNEEIAKQLVPLLGGKENILSATHCATRLRLVIDDESKINKSEIEKLDQVKGAFSSAGQFQVIFGTGIVNKVYAAFAIETGLGNQDTNKHSEAMKKKMNPFARLARTLSNIFVPIIPAIVASGLLMGLLGMLRAFGWVEPDSSWIVLLDMFSSAAFIILPILIGISASKEFGANPYLGAVIGGIMTHPILLNPWILGNTEPEFLNFIGLNVALIGYQGTVIPILLAIYIMSKIEKGLRKVVPNAIDLLVVPFVTIILTGFIAILAIGPLGLFLGDLLTTTLNFVYNNAGFLAGIIFGGTYSLIVLTGVHHSFHAIEAGLLASIGINYLLPIWSMANIAQGGAGLAVFFKSKKAKTKEIALPSSLSAFLGITEPIIFGVNLKYRKPFIAALIGGAIGGGYVVFMNVAANAFGLTGIPMIAIVAPLGATNLLNYLVGFALSLTTAFVLTWVLGFKEETE, from the coding sequence ATGACAAATGAAGAAATAGCGAAACAGCTTGTCCCGCTGTTAGGTGGAAAAGAAAATATTCTAAGTGCAACACATTGTGCCACTCGTTTAAGGCTTGTTATTGACGATGAAAGTAAAATTAACAAAAGTGAGATTGAGAAACTTGATCAAGTTAAAGGCGCTTTTTCTAGTGCAGGTCAGTTCCAAGTAATTTTTGGTACAGGAATTGTTAATAAAGTGTATGCAGCGTTTGCTATTGAAACGGGATTAGGTAATCAGGATACGAATAAACATAGTGAAGCAATGAAAAAGAAGATGAACCCATTTGCAAGACTAGCAAGAACATTATCTAACATCTTTGTTCCAATTATTCCTGCCATCGTAGCAAGTGGACTTTTAATGGGGCTGCTTGGCATGTTGCGGGCATTTGGTTGGGTAGAGCCTGATAGCTCTTGGATTGTGTTACTTGATATGTTTTCAAGTGCAGCTTTCATCATTTTACCTATTTTAATTGGAATTAGTGCTTCGAAGGAGTTTGGGGCTAATCCGTATTTAGGGGCAGTCATTGGTGGAATTATGACGCATCCTATTTTACTTAACCCATGGATATTAGGTAATACAGAGCCTGAATTTTTAAACTTCATTGGTTTGAATGTCGCACTAATTGGCTATCAAGGAACGGTCATTCCAATTTTATTAGCCATTTATATTATGAGTAAAATTGAAAAGGGCTTGAGAAAAGTAGTACCAAATGCAATTGATCTACTTGTGGTCCCATTTGTAACGATTATCCTAACTGGTTTTATTGCAATTTTAGCCATTGGTCCACTTGGTCTTTTCTTAGGAGATCTTTTAACCACAACATTAAACTTTGTTTATAATAATGCTGGCTTTTTAGCAGGTATTATCTTCGGTGGAACGTATTCCTTAATTGTTCTAACAGGAGTTCACCACTCATTTCATGCGATTGAAGCAGGCTTACTCGCTTCAATTGGAATAAATTATTTACTACCAATTTGGTCGATGGCGAACATTGCTCAAGGTGGTGCTGGACTAGCCGTATTTTTTAAATCGAAGAAGGCTAAAACAAAGGAAATTGCTTTACCATCATCACTATCTGCATTTTTAGGAATTACAGAGCCGATCATTTTTGGGGTCAATTTAAAATACCGAAAACCATTTATTGCGGCTTTAATTGGTGGAGCAATCGGTGGGGGCTATGTTGTCTTCATGAATGTTGCCGCGAATGCATTTGGATTAACGGGTATTCCAATGATCGCCATTGTTGCACCACTAGGAGCAACTAATCTACTTAATTATTTAGTTGGTTTCGCTTTATCCTTAACAACAGCCTTTGTCTTAACATGGGTACTTGGATTTAAAGAAGAAACAGAATAA
- a CDS encoding glycoside hydrolase family 32 protein → MEGKQVELIRLANEEVEKQKQTVEMDHYRLRYHLMPPVGLLNDPNGFIQWNKTYHLFYQWMPFKTGHGAKFWGHYSSTDLVTWVTEPIALAPSDWYDKNGCYSGSAIVDDNKLKLFYTGNVKDEHGNRETYQCAAQSRDGREFEKLGVVASLPKGYTAHFRDPKVWKKDNTWYMIVGAQSIDEQGKVVLFRSNNLVDWVHLGVIAGSNENDLGYFGYMWECPDLFELNGEDVLLVSPQGLIPSGYLYQNKYQAGYFIGKLDYEQAVFSHGDFTELDRGFEFYAPQTTLDEQGRRLMFAWMGVPEQNEEAHPTIKHNWIHAMTLPRELKIQNGKLYQVPVEELKLLRTQEIKFENQKFDRDEITLDGISGDSLELQLDFSSNDYEHFSIFFRDYATFSFEPKKKLVTLERVSFANGKKEKRQCVLEKLDSLNIYLDTSSIEIFLNGGEEVFSARIFPLEENKEMIFSARGECICHIKKWDLD, encoded by the coding sequence ATGGAAGGTAAACAAGTGGAGTTGATTCGACTGGCAAATGAAGAGGTTGAAAAGCAGAAACAAACCGTAGAAATGGATCATTATCGTTTGCGTTATCATTTAATGCCGCCAGTTGGTCTTTTAAATGATCCAAATGGATTTATTCAGTGGAATAAAACCTATCATTTATTTTATCAATGGATGCCATTTAAAACAGGACACGGAGCAAAGTTTTGGGGGCATTATAGCTCTACAGATCTCGTGACGTGGGTAACTGAACCAATTGCCCTTGCTCCGAGTGATTGGTATGACAAAAATGGCTGTTACTCAGGCAGTGCAATTGTTGACGACAATAAACTAAAATTATTTTATACCGGTAATGTCAAAGATGAACATGGAAACCGAGAGACATACCAGTGTGCTGCTCAATCCCGGGATGGAAGAGAGTTTGAAAAATTAGGCGTTGTCGCATCTTTACCAAAAGGATATACGGCACATTTCCGTGATCCAAAAGTTTGGAAGAAAGACAATACGTGGTATATGATTGTTGGCGCTCAAAGTATAGATGAACAAGGAAAAGTGGTTCTCTTTCGCTCAAACAATTTGGTTGACTGGGTACATTTAGGGGTTATTGCCGGCTCTAATGAAAACGATCTAGGCTATTTCGGATATATGTGGGAATGTCCAGACTTATTTGAATTGAATGGTGAGGATGTCCTACTTGTGTCTCCCCAAGGTCTTATACCTAGTGGATATCTATATCAAAATAAATATCAAGCGGGCTATTTCATAGGTAAGCTTGATTATGAACAAGCAGTATTTTCTCATGGAGACTTTACAGAACTTGATCGTGGCTTTGAGTTTTATGCACCGCAAACAACATTAGACGAACAGGGGCGCAGACTAATGTTCGCGTGGATGGGTGTACCTGAGCAAAATGAGGAAGCTCATCCTACGATTAAACACAACTGGATCCATGCAATGACCTTACCTCGAGAATTAAAAATCCAAAATGGAAAACTATATCAAGTTCCAGTGGAAGAGCTAAAGTTACTGCGAACACAGGAGATTAAGTTTGAGAATCAAAAATTTGATCGTGACGAAATTACCTTAGATGGAATTAGTGGCGATAGCCTAGAATTGCAACTAGATTTTAGCAGTAACGATTATGAACATTTTTCAATTTTTTTTAGGGACTACGCAACGTTTAGTTTCGAACCGAAAAAGAAATTAGTAACACTAGAGCGAGTAAGCTTTGCAAACGGAAAGAAAGAGAAAAGGCAATGTGTCCTTGAAAAACTAGATAGTTTAAACATATATTTAGATACTTCATCAATTGAAATCTTCTTAAATGGAGGCGAAGAAGTTTTCTCGGCCCGGATTTTTCCACTAGAAGAGAACAAAGAGATGATCTTTTCAGCTCGTGGTGAATGTATCTGTCATATTAAGAAGTGGGACTTAGACTGA
- a CDS encoding MATE family efflux transporter: MQQKYQSERLGIEPIPKLLRNLSIPAMVGMFVMALYNIVDTIFISYAMGITAVAGLMISFPVLMIIMAISVAMGIGGASVISRRLGAKRENEANQVFGNIVTMIIIVSIIGIIGAFTILEPLLILFGATPDILGYSYDYMFPILLGTFLFSFGFATNSIVRSEGNARFSMNIMIISSVLNIILDAVFIFGLKMGISGAAYATLLSQGVVTVLLLRYFLTGRSSLTLSIADLKPKFAIIKEVFSVGLPGFMQQAAGGIMVISINAMLLRFGSEFHVGLFGIVQRISMFMLMPLVGIMQGMQPIVGYNFGANNFSRLKETVWLGLKSSTILSTGIFVVMMIFPKYFMILFSSDPEVIKAGSDAIRILFATAFFIGVPVVCGGIFQALGKVKESLILSMSRQILFLIPLVLTLPHLFGVNGVWLAFPIADGLSFALAAVLLYRNRKIILREDEIVEPLPYQEVVTSSAQ, from the coding sequence ATGCAACAAAAATATCAGAGTGAACGTTTAGGAATTGAGCCGATTCCTAAGCTACTAAGAAATTTATCAATTCCTGCTATGGTCGGGATGTTCGTCATGGCTTTATATAACATTGTTGATACAATTTTCATTTCTTATGCCATGGGAATTACTGCAGTCGCAGGGTTAATGATCTCTTTTCCTGTACTTATGATTATTATGGCCATCTCGGTTGCGATGGGGATTGGTGGGGCTTCTGTTATCTCAAGGCGACTAGGAGCAAAGCGGGAAAACGAAGCAAATCAGGTATTTGGTAATATTGTCACGATGATCATTATCGTTAGTATTATCGGAATAATAGGTGCGTTTACGATTTTAGAACCACTTTTAATTTTATTTGGGGCAACACCAGATATTCTTGGCTATTCCTATGATTATATGTTTCCGATCTTACTTGGAACGTTTTTATTTTCGTTTGGATTTGCTACAAATAGTATTGTTCGTTCAGAGGGAAATGCTCGTTTTTCAATGAATATTATGATTATCTCCTCCGTTTTAAACATTATTTTAGATGCCGTCTTTATCTTCGGCCTAAAAATGGGGATAAGTGGTGCCGCTTATGCAACACTCCTGTCTCAAGGCGTTGTTACCGTTCTTTTACTGAGATATTTTTTAACAGGAAGAAGTTCACTTACCCTTAGCATTGCAGATCTTAAACCGAAGTTCGCTATTATTAAAGAAGTATTCTCTGTAGGACTTCCAGGCTTTATGCAACAGGCGGCCGGAGGAATAATGGTTATTTCGATAAATGCGATGCTGCTTCGTTTCGGTAGTGAATTCCACGTCGGTTTATTTGGAATTGTTCAACGCATTTCGATGTTTATGCTTATGCCTTTAGTTGGAATTATGCAAGGTATGCAACCCATTGTTGGGTACAATTTTGGTGCGAATAATTTTTCTCGTTTAAAAGAAACTGTTTGGTTAGGCTTAAAGTCGTCTACTATCTTATCTACAGGGATATTTGTCGTGATGATGATTTTTCCAAAATATTTTATGATCCTTTTTTCATCTGATCCAGAAGTCATTAAAGCTGGTTCCGATGCAATCCGAATTTTATTTGCAACGGCCTTTTTTATTGGTGTTCCCGTTGTTTGTGGAGGCATTTTCCAAGCTTTGGGTAAAGTAAAGGAATCTCTCATATTATCGATGTCTCGACAAATTTTATTCTTAATTCCTTTAGTATTAACATTGCCACATCTTTTTGGTGTCAATGGCGTTTGGTTAGCCTTTCCAATTGCTGACGGTTTATCATTTGCCTTAGCAGCCGTTCTTCTTTATCGTAATCGAAAAATCATTCTTCGTGAAGATGAAATTGTTGAACCACTTCCTTATCAAGAAGTTGTTACTTCATCAGCTCAATAA
- a CDS encoding MarR family winged helix-turn-helix transcriptional regulator → MIRNIDERVGYHIGVAAHIIQNSYNQKLSEYDLTVAQAKVLYMLVNHGNQLQSELQNRLYIKGSTMNGIIESMLKKKLIDKEDSDIDRRSKLIILTEKGRALEENLWLGTQDMDEELMKGFTEDEKQVLLVCLKRIKKNLIEHKEGNEYATKISE, encoded by the coding sequence ATGATTCGAAATATAGATGAAAGAGTTGGTTATCACATTGGTGTCGCAGCCCATATTATTCAAAATAGCTATAATCAAAAGCTTTCAGAGTATGACTTAACAGTCGCTCAAGCAAAAGTATTATACATGCTGGTCAATCATGGAAATCAACTGCAATCAGAACTACAAAATCGACTTTATATAAAAGGTTCTACAATGAACGGAATAATTGAGTCGATGCTTAAAAAGAAGTTAATAGACAAAGAGGATAGCGACATTGATCGTCGCTCAAAGTTGATTATTCTTACTGAAAAGGGCAGAGCATTAGAGGAAAATCTGTGGCTTGGAACCCAGGACATGGACGAAGAGTTAATGAAGGGCTTTACTGAAGATGAAAAACAGGTATTACTTGTTTGCTTAAAAAGAATCAAAAAAAATCTAATTGAACACAAAGAGGGGAATGAATATGCAACAAAAATATCAGAGTGA
- a CDS encoding BsuPI-related putative proteinase inhibitor, with amino-acid sequence MKKYWKVLSGITLAALLVTACGTEDTKEKEVGGSPDTGYEEPTEEQPEITIIEEGAIAVELVAKENADMKYLFKLVNTTDKDIDLSFASLQEFDYIIKSHAGEKVYQYSDDMAFGEAFVEKTIKANDFIVSEVDLTDVIPTLESGLYSIEIWSSARESDGFRTEINLEITTDAKVGVTTLVVSLVGIVDNNSVEIKDEAGKVKVYRITEEVKSYLSSIPENEPVTINFYEENGQLVISSIIVD; translated from the coding sequence ATGAAAAAATATTGGAAAGTTTTATCAGGAATTACATTAGCGGCTTTACTTGTGACAGCGTGTGGAACAGAAGATACGAAGGAAAAAGAGGTTGGAGGTAGTCCTGATACAGGTTATGAAGAACCAACAGAAGAGCAACCAGAAATTACAATTATTGAAGAAGGTGCCATCGCTGTTGAGCTAGTTGCGAAGGAAAATGCAGATATGAAGTATTTATTTAAATTAGTTAATACAACAGATAAGGATATTGACCTATCTTTCGCAAGCTTACAAGAGTTTGACTATATTATTAAGTCTCACGCTGGTGAGAAGGTATATCAATACTCGGACGATATGGCATTTGGAGAAGCCTTTGTTGAAAAAACAATCAAAGCTAACGATTTCATTGTTAGTGAAGTTGATTTAACAGATGTCATCCCAACGTTAGAAAGCGGCTTATATTCAATAGAAATTTGGTCTTCAGCTAGAGAAAGCGATGGTTTTCGAACTGAGATCAACCTAGAAATCACTACAGACGCTAAAGTGGGTGTAACAACTCTAGTAGTATCCCTAGTTGGAATTGTTGACAACAATTCTGTGGAAATCAAAGATGAAGCAGGAAAGGTGAAAGTTTACCGTATTACAGAGGAAGTGAAAAGTTACCTCAGTAGCATTCCAGAAAACGAACCTGTCACAATAAACTTTTACGAAGAAAATGGCCAGTTAGTCATTTCAAGTATTATAGTAGATTAA
- a CDS encoding isoprenylcysteine carboxyl methyltransferase family protein, whose translation MIAIYLLIFIVIAQRLVEVIIANQNASWIKSQGGYEVGREHYRYLVLLHTLFFVSLLIEVTVRPPTFATWIAIPFVIFLIAQVGRIWALTSLGRFWNTRIMVLPGAKVVAKGPYRFIRHPNYAIVITEILVFPLVFQAYWTAVIFTILNAIILSIRIRVEENALREVTNYESEFEKRGRFVPSYEE comes from the coding sequence ATGATCGCAATTTACTTATTAATTTTCATTGTTATTGCCCAAAGGCTTGTGGAAGTGATCATCGCAAATCAAAATGCGAGTTGGATTAAAAGCCAAGGAGGATATGAAGTCGGACGAGAGCATTACCGTTATCTTGTCTTGCTCCATACTTTATTCTTTGTCTCACTATTAATTGAGGTTACGGTGCGTCCCCCTACCTTTGCCACTTGGATTGCTATACCTTTTGTTATTTTTTTGATTGCCCAGGTCGGTAGAATTTGGGCGTTAACATCATTGGGTAGGTTTTGGAATACAAGAATTATGGTTTTACCTGGCGCAAAAGTGGTTGCAAAAGGACCATATCGCTTTATTCGCCATCCGAATTACGCGATTGTGATTACGGAAATATTAGTGTTCCCCCTTGTCTTTCAGGCATATTGGACAGCTGTCATTTTCACGATCTTAAATGCTATCATACTTTCCATTCGTATTAGAGTTGAAGAGAATGCGTTGAGGGAAGTGACAAATTACGAGAGTGAATTTGAAAAACGAGGACGCTTCGTCCCAAGTTATGAGGAGTAG
- a CDS encoding type III polyketide synthase has product MPSIVSVSTFNPPHSLKQEVAMEFARELFSESYQDIERLLTVFSNGQIVERQFGVPLEWFKTEHTFQERNDLYIDLATQFGAEVIKLCLENPTFLKEEVDVSDIDAIIFVSSSGVATPSLDARIMNKLPFSKHTNRIPLWGLGCAGGAAGISRGFEYCKAYPKANVLVVCVELCSLTFQRNDRSKSNLIGTSLFADGVACALLVGDESSLNHVAKQVVKPMIIATQSTLMPHSEDVMGWELKDSGLHVVFSRDIPNIIKNWLRPNVEGFLKSQNIPFSELTEFVAHPGGKKVLESYVAALGIDPKMIIESQRILNQHGNMSSPTVLYVLEEIMRKEHAHGDFGLMAALGPGFSSELLLLQWNEVYQ; this is encoded by the coding sequence ATGCCTAGTATTGTTTCAGTTAGTACATTTAACCCACCTCATTCATTAAAACAAGAAGTTGCCATGGAATTTGCTCGCGAGTTATTTAGTGAGAGTTATCAAGATATCGAGCGCCTTCTCACTGTTTTTTCTAATGGTCAAATCGTAGAAAGACAATTTGGTGTGCCGTTGGAATGGTTTAAAACAGAGCATACATTTCAGGAACGGAATGATTTATATATTGATTTAGCTACACAATTTGGTGCTGAAGTCATTAAGCTGTGCTTGGAAAATCCAACTTTTTTAAAAGAAGAGGTTGACGTAAGTGATATAGATGCAATTATTTTTGTATCAAGTTCGGGAGTTGCAACACCTAGCTTAGATGCAAGGATCATGAACAAGCTCCCATTTTCTAAACATACAAACCGCATTCCACTTTGGGGACTTGGTTGTGCTGGAGGAGCTGCGGGGATATCTCGAGGTTTTGAGTATTGCAAAGCCTATCCAAAAGCGAACGTCTTAGTCGTTTGTGTTGAATTATGTAGCTTGACGTTTCAAAGGAATGATCGATCTAAAAGTAATTTAATTGGCACTTCTCTTTTTGCTGATGGTGTTGCTTGCGCATTACTAGTGGGAGATGAATCTTCTTTAAATCATGTAGCAAAACAGGTAGTTAAACCAATGATCATAGCGACCCAATCGACGTTAATGCCACATTCTGAAGATGTCATGGGCTGGGAATTAAAAGATAGCGGCTTGCACGTCGTTTTTTCAAGAGATATCCCCAACATTATTAAAAATTGGCTCCGTCCTAATGTCGAAGGATTTTTAAAATCGCAAAATATCCCTTTTTCAGAGTTGACTGAGTTTGTCGCTCATCCTGGAGGGAAAAAAGTACTTGAATCCTATGTTGCGGCCCTTGGAATTGATCCAAAGATGATTATTGAAAGTCAACGTATTTTAAATCAGCACGGTAATATGTCATCGCCGACTGTGCTTTACGTCCTTGAGGAAATCATGAGGAAAGAACACGCTCATGGAGACTTTGGGCTCATGGCAGCACTTGGACCTGGTTTTTCTTCAGAATTGTTACTACTTCAATGGAATGAGGTTTATCAATGA